The proteins below come from a single Drosophila miranda strain MSH22 chromosome Y unlocalized genomic scaffold, D.miranda_PacBio2.1 Contig_Y1_pilon, whole genome shotgun sequence genomic window:
- the LOC117192056 gene encoding mucin-2-like, translating into MIIAASSSTSSPLPYSVTAPVAVAVSSKSQPIRKPKLRKCLVKINRGVVKKWMAANVRKQPAVALQQPRSEPPEEPAPEPQIEEPAAEPARVQVPEPAPAPTPAPSPAPKKAPQTARAPVAPVDKSDSVSVSVLAQPAQKKTHGVLAMKLPIPIPVMEIKTEIEEVPPEVPMEEDTLGALPVPIPIPTPTPIATPITIPTAPEAPEEATPPQEVVPLPPTTSSFQTIRISAPPPSAGRLVSSLLSASSAESSQNPGNTKIFSFLYPHRYQRSYGDVGLDFCCPNLDGPMRAIDPTRLHATAQVPVLELPQFMVITTKIISKADKDLPHKVRAKLAQLDKTGGKLVGQTVRMSIDSSEPSILVAVPSSTLGPAPRTLPALIPISNPPPPTAPPAPTAPHAPTAPPAPTTAPALPVSHDDIVQSLTKHLPRGTTLTKKVLPPGAALPAAASSSMVASMPPALIQLPPICPKDKQRVELQTRVQIFDLVLQILSRRATTLTKVERQRTIEEIVMTSTLMPIDVDVGTKLLENYVYYLNRATNIQTLLPSLCLNPVVTTAATQSAPTVASLVGIPAVAKSKVSTASASATATATPSAPAPATKKPAQKRSSLPAGIPVYDSEKNIIGYQCPTPNASFVTRPTPMASRTPLGPSASTAAHGGSKSARSSVQLKQNKKTKTTAGMPMKAGPKGSTGNRVGSGTIISIHPEQKTLPARPGVAQTIAALSETPQPNAVAVPVPVPVPGSTSKSAAPTSSGRSAGLNQTRSPNVFIINQMSPQAEEIILPDSNNVVPMEAEIKVGQVLSV; encoded by the exons ATGATAATCGCTGCCAGCAGCTCCACCTCTTCGCCGCTGCCGTATTCGGTTACAGCcccagttgcagttgcagtttcTTCCAAATCACAGCCCATTAGAAAACCTAAGCTGCGAAAATGTCTGGTCAAAATCAACCGGGGAGTGGTCAAAAAGTGGATGGCAGCGAACGTACGAAAGCAGCCAGCAGTCGCACTACAGCAACCACGATCAGAACCACCAGAAGAGCCGGCTCcagagccacaaattgaagAACCAGCAGCAGAGCCAGCAAGGGTTCAAGTGCCAgagccagctccagctccaaccCCAGCACCATCTCCAGCTCCAAAGAAAGCGCCGCAGACAGCACGAGCACCAGTCGCACCAGTTGACAAGTCAGATTCGGTATCGGTGTCGGTATTGGCTCAACCAGCACAGAAAAAAACCCATGGTGTTCTGGCGATGAAACTTCCGATTCCCATACCCGTTATGGAAATAAAAACGGAAATAGAGGAAGTGCCGCCCGAAGTGCCAATGGAAGAAGATACATTGGGAGCCTTACCcgtacccatacccatacccacacccacacctatAGCCACACCCATAACCATACCCACGGCTCCGGAAGCTCCTGAAGAGGCGACGCCACCTCAGGAGGTGGTTCCACTTCCACCCACCACATCGAGTTTTCAGACAATTCGCATAAGTGCGCCTCCGCCCTCGGCTGGCAGACTGGTCAGCTCGCTGCTATCAGCCAGCTCGGCCGAATCCAGCCAGAACCCTGGCAATACCAAGATTTTCTCCTTCCTGTATCCGCACCGCTATCAGCGATCGTATGGCGACGTGGGGCTGGACTTTTGCTGCCCCAATCTGGATGGACCGATGCGAGCCATTGACCCGACGCGTTTGCATGCCACGGCGCAGGTGCCTGTGCTGGAGCTGCCGCAGTTCATGGTTATCACGACGAAGATCATCTCCAAGGCGGATAAGGATCTGCCCCACAAGGTGCGTGCGAAGCTGGCGCAGCTGGATAAGACTGGAGGGAAGTTGGTGGGGCAGACGGTGCGCATGAGCATAGACTCCAGTGAGCCGTCGATTCTAGTGGCAGTGCCGTCGTCCACCCTTGGTCCGGCTCCTCGGACTCTTCCCGCCTTAATTCCCATTTCTAACCCTCCGCCACCCACCGCACCACCTGCGCCCACCGCTCCACATGCACCCACCGCTCCACCTGCACCCACCACAGCTCCTGCACTTCCAGTTTCTCATGATGACATCGTTCAATCCTTGACCAAGCACTTGCCACGTGGAACGACACTAACCAAAAAGGTCCTGCCGCCTGGGGCTGCCCTACCCGCTGCTGCCAGCTCGTCGATGGTGGCTAGTATGCCACCTGCCCTGATCCAGCTGCCGCCAATCTGCCCCAAGGACAAACAACGGGTGGAGCTGCAGACACGAGTTCAGATATTCGACCTGGTGCTCCAGATCCTAAGCAGACGCGCAACCACACTGACCAAGGTAGAGCGACAGCGCACCATTGAGGAGATTGTGATGACCAGCACCCTAATGCCCATCGACGTTGATGTGGGCACCAAGCTCCTTGAGAACTACGTCTATTACCTCAACCGAGCTACTAACATCCAGACGCTCCTGCCCTCGCTTTGCCTCAACCCTGTGGTAACAACAGCTGCTACTCAGAGTGCGCCCACAGTCGCCAGTCTTGTCGGCATCCCGGCGGTGGCCAAGAGTAAAGTCAGcactgcatctgcatctgcaactgcaactgcaacccCTTCCGCACCCGCACCAGCAACGAAGAAGCCAGCACAAAAGCGCAGTTCTCTGCCAGCCGGCATTCCGGTGTACGATTCGGAGAAGAACATCATTGGATATCAGTGCCCGACACCGAACGCTTCGTTTGTCACTCGACCAACGCCCATGGCCAGCAGGACTCCACTGGGACCCTCCGCCTCCACGGCAGCCCATGGTGGAAGCAAGTCGGCCAGATCGAGTGTGCAGCTAAAACAGAACAAG AAAACGAAAACTACGGCTGGAATGCCTATGAAAGCAGGACCAAAAGGCAGCACTGGAAATAGAGTTGGTTCAGGGACGATCATTTCCATTCACCCAGAACAGAAAACACTCCCTGCAAGGCCAGGTGTAGCCCAAACGATTGCTGCATTATCGGAGACTCCTCAGCCCAATGCGGTGGCTGTGCCTgtccctgtgcctgtgccgGGGTCAACGTCAAAGTCTGCTGCCCCAACATCGAGCGGGCGATCCGCTGGATTGAATCAAACGCGCAGTCCGAATGTGTTTATCATTAACCAGATGTCCCCCCaggcagaggagatcatactGCCCGATTCCAACAATGTTGTGCCAATGGAAGCGGAGATCAAGGTTGGGCAGGTCTTGAGTGTATAA
- the LOC117191477 gene encoding uncharacterized protein LOC117191477, translating into MPPVRALRKWEVETPLPDESARRKQQQQRELEKTGKDKQGQKKLVRRRNQLEAEERPPQKRLKPEDEATASAPASDNPKVKFISLIGKDTIIPTTTDLRKEEAKSSGADMTKHIIISTVPKKTPDAAAESPPAPSKKPLVQSVLNSFVDTLKTTQRDSTGKKFLPRSNTAAANDEDPERNIPSSTLLTRKGVVSASDLPSKKTAQSPKGETPAAALQKVNIISVSVMPSKEDECAAVAVGKKGPTSAPATAAQVTKALLDTEKNIVSARRQVENKKKPETKKIVKINAPDKTKNTEQARKEDRRLEMSAQQSKKSYTHTEPTRKSLPHPQLLSNPEPRKSEDAARKQTIADEMAKPAILSTVRPVTGAVSRLTQPEQQWSDLDVFRKSIAIRKSKVETSRASRESSLERAGRIARLEKGNSLPTSRPMAVSISSHMTRAASNNRSLASTPIPMATTPTPIVRRTAPKKP; encoded by the exons ATGCCACCCGTGCGCGCCTTGCGTAAATGGGAAGTGGAGACCCCACTGCCAGATG AATCTGCCCGTCgaaagcaacagcagcagcgagaGCTGGAGAAAACCGGAAAGGACAAACAGGGCCAGAAAAAACTAG TGCGTCGCCGCAATCAGCTGGAGGCGGAAGAGCGGCCACCCCAGAAGCGTCTAAAGCCAGAGGACGAAGCCACAGCATCTGCACCTGCCTCTGACAACCCCAAGGTTAAATTCATATCCCTTATAGGCAAGGACACAATTATTCCAACCACAACCGACCTACGAAAGGAGGAGGCAAAGTCCTCGGGCGCCGATATGACCAAGCACATCATCATATCGACAGTACCCAAGAAAACCCCGGATGCCGCTGCAGAGAGTCCGCCGGCGCCGTCCAAGAAGCCTCTGGTGCAGAGTGTGCTCAACTCGTTTGTGGATACCCTCAAGACTACACAAAGGGATAGTACAGGCAAGAAGTTCTTGCCGAGATCTAACACAGCGGCAGCAAATGATGAGGACCCCGAACGGAATATCCCCAGCTCCACTTTGCTGACCAGGAAGGGTGTTGTGTCAGCAAGCGATTTGCCAAGCAAGAAAACAGCACAATCTCCCAAAGGAGAAACACCTGCAGCAGCACTGCAGAAGGTGAACATCATCTCCGTTTCAGTGATGCCGAGCAAAGAAGATGAATGTGCGGCTGTTGCAGTGGGGAAAAAGGGGCCCACCAGCGCACCCGCAACAGCAGCTCAAGTTACGAAGGCGCTGCTGGATACCGAGAAGAACATCGTCTCAGCAAGAAGGCAAGTGGAGAACAAGAAGAAGCCGGAGACTAAGAAGATCGTGAAAATAAATGCGCCAGACAAGACTAAGAACACGGAGCAAGCTAGGAAGGAGGATCGCCGGCTGGAGATGTCCGCACAACAATCGAAAAAATCATATACTCATACGGAGCCAACCAGGAAATCCTTGCCGCATCCGCAACTGCTAAGCAACCCCGAGCCTCGGAAGTCGGAAGATGCTGCCAGAAAGCAAACTATAGCTGATGAGATGGCTAAACCCGCAATTCTGTCAACAGTTCGACCAGTAACCGGTGCCGTGTCTCGATTGACACAACCCGAGCAGCAATGGTCCGATCTGGATGTGTTTCGAAAGAGCATTGCGATCCGAAAATCAAAGGTGGAAACTAGTCGCGCCTCAAGGGAATCCTCTCTCGAACGCGCCGGTCGAATAGCCCGACTGGAAAAAGGCAATTCCTTACCGACCTCCCGTCCAATGGCTGTCTCAATATCCTCACACATGACGCGCGCCGCCAGTAACAATCGATCCCTGGCTTCAACGCCAATTCCTATGGCTACAACGCCAACTCCTATCGTGCGGCGGACTGCTCCGAAAAAGCCTTAA
- the LOC117191478 gene encoding mucin-2-like has translation MITAASSSTSSPLPYSVTAPVAVAVSSKSQPIRKPKLRKCLVKTNRGVVKKWMAANVRKQPAVALRSEPPEEPAPEPQIKEPAAEPARVQVPEPAPAPAPAPSPAPKKAPQTARAPVPPVDKSDSVSVSVLAQPAQKKTHGVLAMKLPIPIPVMEIKTEIEEVPPEVPMEEDTLGALPVPIPIPTPTPIATPITIPTAPEAPEEATPPQEVVPLPPTTSSFQTIRISAPPPSAGRLVSSLLSASSAESSQNPGNTKIFSFLYPHRYQRSYGDVGLDFCCPNLDGPMRAIDPTRLHATAQVPVLELPQFMVITTKIISKADKDLPHKVRAKLAQLDKTGGKLVGQTVCMSMDSSEPSILVAVPSSNLGPAPRTLPALIPISNPPPPTAPPAPTAPHAPTAPPAPTTTPALPVSHDDIVQSLTKHLPRGTTLTKKVLPPGAALPAAASSSMVASMPPALIQLPPICPKDKQRVELQTRVQIFDLVLQILSRRATTLTKVERQRTIEEIVMTSTLMPIDVDVGTKLLENYVYYLNRATNIQTPLPSLCLNPVVTTAATQSAPTVASLVGIPAVAKSKVSTTSASATATATPSAPAPATKKPAQKRSSLPAGIPVYDSEKNIIGYQCPTPNASFVNRPTPMANRTPLAPSASTAALGGSKSARSSVQLKQNKKTKTTAGMPMKAGPKGSTGNRVGPAGQGKYNRIHYTKTST, from the exons ATGATAACCGCTGCCAGCAGCTCAACCTCTTCGCCGCTGCCGTATTCGGTTACAGCcccagttgcagttgcagtttcTTCCAAATCACAGCCCATTAGAAAACCTAAGCTGCGAAAATGTCTGGTCAAAACCAACCGGGGAGTGGTCAAAAAGTGGATGGCAGCGAACGTACGAAAGCAGCCAGCAGTCGCACTACGATCAGAACCACCAGAAGAGCCGGCTCCAGAGCCACAAATTAAAGAACCAGCAGCAGAGCCAGCAAGGGTTCAAGTGCCAgagccagctccagctccagccccagcaCCATCTCCAGCTCCAAAGAAAGCGCCGCAGACAGCACGAGCACCAGTCCCACCAGTTGACAAGTCAGATTCGGTATCGGTGTCGGTATTGGCACAACCAGCACAGAAAAAAACCCATGGTGTTCTGGCGATGAAACTTCCGATTCCCATACCCGTTATGGAAATAAAAACGGAAATAGAGGAAGTGCCGCCCGAAGTGCCAATGGAAGAAGATACATTGGGAGCCTTACCcgtacccatacccatacccacacccacacctatAGCCACACCCATAACCATACCCACGGCTCCGGAAGCTCCTGAAGAGGCGACGCCACCTCAGGAGGTGGTTCCACTTCCACCCACCACATCGAGTTTTCAGACAATTCGCATAAGTGCGCCTCCGCCCTCGGCTGGCAGACTGGTCAGCTCGCTGCTATCAGCCAGCTCGGCCGAATCCAGCCAGAACCCTGGCAATACCAAGATTTTCTCCTTCCTGTATCCGCACCGCTATCAGCGATCGTATGGCGACGTGGGGCTGGACTTTTGCTGCCCCAATCTGGATGGACCGATGCGAGCCATTGACCCGACGCGTTTGCATGCCACGGCGCAGGTGCCTGTGCTGGAGCTGCCGCAGTTCATGGTTATCACGACGAAGATCATCTCCAAGGCGGATAAGGATCTGCCCCACAAGGTGCGTGCGAAGCTGGCGCAGCTGGATAAGACTGGAGGGAAGTTGGTGGGGCAGACGGTGTGCATGAGCATGGACTCCAGTGAGCCGTCGATTCTAGTGGCAGTGCCGTCGTCCAACCTTGGTCCGGCTCCTCGGACTCTTCCCGCCTTAATTCCCATTTCTAACCCTCCGCCACCCACCGCACCACCTGCGCCCACCGCTCCACATGCACCCACCGCTCCACCTGCACCCACCACAACTCCTGCACTTCCAGTTTCTCATGATGACATCGTTCAATCCTTGACCAAGCACTTGCCACGTGGAACGACACTAACCAAAAAGGTCCTGCCGCCTGGGGCTGCCCTACCCGCTGCTGCCAGCTCGTCGATGGTGGCTAGTATGCCACCTGCCCTGATCCAGCTGCCGCCAATCTGCCCCAAGGACAAACAACGGGTGGAGCTGCAGACACGAGTTCAGATATTCGACCTGGTGCTCCAGATCCTAAGCAGACGCGCAACCACACTGACCAAGGTAGAGCGACAGCGCACCATTGAGGAGATTGTGATGACCAGCACCCTAATGCCCATCGACGTTGATGTGGGCACCAAGCTCCTTGAGAACTACGTCTATTACCTCAACCGAGCTACTAACATCCAGACGCCCCTGCCCTCGCTTTGCCTCAACCCTGTGGTAACAACAGCTGCTACTCAGAGTGCGCCCACAGTCGCCAGTCTTGTCGGCATCCCGGCGGTGGCCAAGAGTAAAGTCAGCACTACATCTGCatctgcaactgcaactgcaacccCTTCCGCACCCGCACCAGCAACGAAGAAGCCAGCACAAAAGCGCAGTTCTCTGCCAGCCGGCATTCCGGTATACGATTCGGAGAAGAACATCATTGGATATCAGTGCCCGACACCGAACGCTTCGTTTGTCAATCGACCAACGCCCATGGCTAACAGGACTCCACTGGCACCCTCCGCCTCCACGGCAGCCCTTGGTGGAAGCAAGTCGGCCAGATCGAGTGTGCAGCTAAAACAGAACAAG AAAACGAAAACTACGGCTGGAATGCCTATGAAAGCAGGACCAAAAGGCAGCACTGGAAATAGAGTTGGCCCGGCTGGCCAGGGGAAATACAATAGAATACACTATACAAAGACCTCAACATGA